A segment of the Candidatus Zixiibacteriota bacterium genome:
CAATGGAAGTTCAGCCATAGAGGCCGGGTGCACGGTAGCGTTCCAGACATCCGGCAGTTCGTTTTGCGCCTGCTGGTTGGCGTACACCAACCAGACCAGATGTGTCACTGCTTCCGGAGCACCGCCACCATCCGATACGATTCCCGATCATTGGAAAGAGGCATCTTCAGATCGAAATCCCCCAGAAGATCCGCAATCTCGAACCGCCCGGAAAGTTGCACCAGAGCCCTGAACGTATTGAGCGAACAGCGGCGAAGTCGCTCCGTGAATTCGTACTGCCTGCTCTCTTCACCATTGGTGACCGAGAACGTGATCACCACGTCATCGCACTCCGTCAACGGGTCGAACTGCTGATTGCTCCCGCCCCAATCTGTCACCACCGTGGTGTCGCCACGGGTCATGGTCCAATAGGTCTTGACCGAGGGCTCTTCGTCGCCGTAGAAATCGCGTGGGTGAGCTGTCGAGACAATGTAAAGCCCACGCTCATTGAGCAGGTCCGCCGCGCAATTGAGGTTGGAAAGGACGTCCTCGTTGGTAAGCAGATGTCCGAATGACGCTATCAAGCTGTAAACAAGATCATAGCGGCGGTCGGTGCGGTACGATCGCATGTCTCCTTCAAAAATGCCTGCGCTCAACCGTTCTTTTGCGACCAGTTCTCTCGCGTAGGCCACCATGGCCGGTTCGAGGTCGAGTCCATCTGAAACGAATCCACGGCGCGCGATCTCCCGCACATGATACGCCGGACCGCAGGCGAACTCGAGGGCCGACCGCGGCTCTCGATCCGCATACTTGCGAACGGCGTCGAGAAGGAAATTGACTTCGCCGGGCACATTGCGAAAATCGAACGCGATATCGTAAATCTCCGGCAGTGAATAGACGCGTCCCATGTGATCAAACGTAGCCAATTCAGGTTGTGCTGTCCAGAGCCTTCCGCCTGCACCTGTAGCTTGCTTGAAATCGCAACTGGTCGTACCTTGGCAGATCATGACCCGGCAATCACCCGACAACAGACAGAGATGACATTCCGGCAGCGCATCATCGACTTCTTCGCCCTCAAGCGCAGCATGGTGGGACTGCTGGGGATGGTCATACTGGTCGGCATGGGGGAGAAGATGGCTGAGCGATTCCTGCCGATCTATCTCATCGCCCTGGGTGGCGGCGCTATTTCGGTCGGCTTGCTCAACGGCCTGGATAACCTGCTCTCGGCGCTTTACTCATTTCCCGGCGGCTATCTATCCGACCGCTTCGGTACCAAGCGGGCGCTGCTGATCTTCAATGTTCTGGCCATGGCCGGGTTTCTGGTCGTGATCTTAGTCCCCACCTGGCAGGCGGTCATTATCGGTTCATTCTTGTTCCTTTCCTGGACTGCCATATCGCTCCCCGCCACCATGAGTCTGGTTGCACGGATTCTTCCCCGTGCCAAGCGCACCATGGGGGTCTCCATGCATTCGCTGGTGCGACGGATCCCCATGTCCCTTGGACCACTGCTGGGAGGTACATTTATCGGTATCTGGGGGGAGACACGGGGTGTCCGGTTGGCCTTTGTGGCAGCGCTCGGAATGGCGCTGGTGGCGGCTATTATGCAGCAACTCCTTATTGAAAACAACTCTGAGACAGACGCTATCAATGGAAAGGCTGAAAAGAACCCGCTAAGACTCTTCCGGGAAATGACACCTGAGATGAAAAACCTGCTGGCCTCCGACATCCTGATCCGCTTCTGCGAGCAGATACCGTACGCGTTTGTCGTCATCTGGTGCATGAAAGTCATCTCATCGCCGGTAACAGCTTTCGAATTCGGCTTGTTGACTACTATTGAGATGGCCACCGCGTTTGTCTGCTATATCCCCGTCGCCTACTGGGCAGATAAGACGCAGAAGAAGCCGTTTGTAACTATCACGTTTATCTTCTTCACGCTCTTCCCGATCATGCTTCTGTTCTGTCAGTCGTTCTGGCCGCTGGTAGGGGCGTTTGTCATTCGTGGCCTGAAAGAGTTCGGTGATGCCACCCGCAAAGCGTTGATCATGGATCTGTCTCCGGCCGGTCGCGAGGCCGGCATGTTCGGACTCTATTACCTGATGCGGGACACCGTCGTCTCTCTGGCTGCATTCGGCGGGGCGTTTCTCTGGATGATCAGCCCCACCGCCAATTTTCTGGTGGCGGGCACATTCGGCGTCCTTGGCACGATCTGGTTCGCGTGGAAAGGGCGGGACCTGAAACTCAGACCGCCTGATTCCGTACGTTCCCGTTGAAATAGATGATTGTATCTGTAACCGCTATTGATCCGGGAGAACACACGATGATGCTCCGTGATTTGAAAATCAGCGTTCGCGATGATGTGGCCCCGCTTTGTCCGCACTGCGAGCAGCCGCTTGATGAAGTCTATGTCCGGTCGAAAGGACTGGGTGTGGTGATGCCGCAGAGCACGCTCTGTTTCTGTCCGCACTGCCACAAAGTGCTCGGTTTCGGCCAGAGCCGGATGATGTAGCCGTTTCCGCACCTCAAGTCACACTTTTTTTGTCGCTTTGACGGAAGGAAAGTCCATGAAAGATCGTAAACTCACCGCCCCAGAGGGGTATGACATGTCGCGCCAGCGGATGGTGGCGTTGTTTGCAGCACAACTCGATGATCGCTCGCAGAAGCTGAAGGAGAATCTCGCCGGCTTGACTATCGAACAACTCCAGTGGCAGCCGCATCCGGGTGTCAACACCATCGGGATGCTTCTTGCCCACCTGGCGGTCTCCGAAGTGTACTGGCTGAATGTGGCTCCCGCAGAAATGCGCCTTGAACCCGAGGGGGATAATCTGATCCTGAACACTATCGGAATCAGAATGGACGATGATGGCCTGCCGCTGGCTTCAGACGCTCGTCATTCCGCCACTTTGAGGGGAAAAAGCCTCACCGACTATTTCGGCATGCTCGACAAAGCCCGCCGCGCCAGCCATGCCACTATGCAGAAATGGAATGACGCTGATCTGGATACTGCCTATAAGCTTAGGGATTTCACCGTCACACGCGCCTGGACCGTCTATCATATCCTTGAGCATACCGCCGGGCATTATGGGCAGATGCTCCTGCTCAAGCACCTGATGGGTGACGCGGGGGTTCTGAAGGTGAGTGATCCGGCATAGCTTCCTGCCTTTCACTCAGGGGAGGACCGCCGGTCAGCTTCCTCCCGGCGACCGTCGGTGACTGGCCCACATCTAACACTTGCATCCGAGGCTGTTGGGACGTATATTATAAACATCTTAACACGACCTCGGAGCACTGCAAGAAACTACTGTTAAGGACAATTTAATCGAAGTGTCGCGGCGTTCTCTTGAAACCAGGAGGTGCATATGAGAACCATCACCGTGTTGCTTCTCGCAACTTTGCTGCTGTGCGTCGCCGGCTGTAATAGCGACCAGCCCGCGCCGGTAGCCACACAAAACGACAACTCGAATACAGTCCGACTACCGGCTGAAATTCAAAGTCAACTCGATAAACTCACGCCCACCGAAGCTGACCTTGAGTCCGATTTCACCAGTCTCCCCAGCGTCCAAGTCCCGCCACCGGTGTTCGACACCAGTTTCGATGTTTATGCGGTTGGAATCCTTTGGGGACATCTCGCCAACCGGCCGCTGAACGGCACCACGACCACTGACTGGTCCGGCTCCCTGTGGGTGAACGGCGTGGCTGTGGTGACTATCCCCCTCACGCTCGGATTCGAGCCGAACCAGGATTCGCTGCTGCCGCAGACAATTCCCTCGCAGGCTGCCTGGGTCTCATACACGACCGGCGATTTCGACGGTATCGCGGCACTGGTATTTCTCAAACGTGGGATCGTGTACATCACGCCGCCGGTACTGACATTCGAGACGCCGCCATTCACGAAGCAGTTCACATTCGAACAGCTGCGTCGCCTCAACGTGGTTTATCAGGTCGACTCGGTCAACAGCGTGGCGATACAGGCTCGCAAGCTCTGGCCGTTCCCCTGTCCACAGGGAATCATGCGTGGGGAGTGGGTGAAGAACAATATCTCAGGAGACAGCGGTCATTTCGGCGGCCTCTGGCTTGAACAGACTAACACGCCCGCAGGTGTCTATTCGGGCGTTTTCTGGACTACCAGTGACGGCAGGCGTCTGTTCGAGGGCTGGGTGTCAGGCTATATGACGGATCAGATCATCGCGTATCTGCGTGGCACCTGGTACTATGATGATCCCACCATGTGTCCGTTGTGCGGTTCGGGCCACGGACGATACAGCGGCTACTTCAAGTATGTCAACAGCACGC
Coding sequences within it:
- a CDS encoding class I SAM-dependent methyltransferase, coding for MICQGTTSCDFKQATGAGGRLWTAQPELATFDHMGRVYSLPEIYDIAFDFRNVPGEVNFLLDAVRKYADREPRSALEFACGPAYHVREIARRGFVSDGLDLEPAMVAYARELVAKERLSAGIFEGDMRSYRTDRRYDLVYSLIASFGHLLTNEDVLSNLNCAADLLNERGLYIVSTAHPRDFYGDEEPSVKTYWTMTRGDTTVVTDWGGSNQQFDPLTECDDVVITFSVTNGEESRQYEFTERLRRCSLNTFRALVQLSGRFEIADLLGDFDLKMPLSNDRESYRMVAVLRKQ
- a CDS encoding DinB family protein — its product is MKDRKLTAPEGYDMSRQRMVALFAAQLDDRSQKLKENLAGLTIEQLQWQPHPGVNTIGMLLAHLAVSEVYWLNVAPAEMRLEPEGDNLILNTIGIRMDDDGLPLASDARHSATLRGKSLTDYFGMLDKARRASHATMQKWNDADLDTAYKLRDFTVTRAWTVYHILEHTAGHYGQMLLLKHLMGDAGVLKVSDPA
- a CDS encoding MFS transporter → MTFRQRIIDFFALKRSMVGLLGMVILVGMGEKMAERFLPIYLIALGGGAISVGLLNGLDNLLSALYSFPGGYLSDRFGTKRALLIFNVLAMAGFLVVILVPTWQAVIIGSFLFLSWTAISLPATMSLVARILPRAKRTMGVSMHSLVRRIPMSLGPLLGGTFIGIWGETRGVRLAFVAALGMALVAAIMQQLLIENNSETDAINGKAEKNPLRLFREMTPEMKNLLASDILIRFCEQIPYAFVVIWCMKVISSPVTAFEFGLLTTIEMATAFVCYIPVAYWADKTQKKPFVTITFIFFTLFPIMLLFCQSFWPLVGAFVIRGLKEFGDATRKALIMDLSPAGREAGMFGLYYLMRDTVVSLAAFGGAFLWMISPTANFLVAGTFGVLGTIWFAWKGRDLKLRPPDSVRSR